A window from Actinomycetota bacterium encodes these proteins:
- the thrB gene encoding homoserine kinase produces MSAWRSGPVRVRVPATSANLGPGFDSLGLALGLYDSLTAMVSEDKGVLIEVEGEGLGEVALDSSHLVARAMALGFAAMDARPTGFVLRCTNVIPHGRGLGSSAAAIIGGLVMARGLHSAGESLLTDHDLLQLALELEPHPDNLAAALFGGFTTAWMSDGIAQFVRRDAHPSIQPIIAVPDFKVPTSEARSALPAMVSRVDASFNIARAALFVQAITTDPRLLLEATADRLHQESRRSMYEPSMDLIDRLRADGLAAVISGAGPTVLVLASADQLDAVRLAAGDNWRVDRQPVAALGAHVDPAKQA; encoded by the coding sequence ATGAGTGCCTGGCGAAGTGGTCCGGTTCGGGTCCGAGTCCCAGCGACCTCGGCCAATCTTGGGCCGGGCTTTGACAGCCTTGGACTTGCTCTGGGTCTGTATGACTCCCTGACAGCAATGGTCTCTGAGGACAAGGGCGTCCTCATCGAGGTCGAAGGAGAAGGCCTGGGCGAGGTCGCCTTGGACTCCTCGCACCTGGTCGCACGGGCGATGGCACTGGGATTTGCCGCCATGGATGCCCGCCCCACCGGATTTGTTCTGCGCTGCACCAATGTCATCCCGCATGGCCGCGGCCTGGGATCTTCGGCTGCAGCCATCATCGGTGGCTTGGTGATGGCTCGGGGACTGCACTCCGCAGGGGAGTCGTTGCTGACCGATCACGACCTCTTGCAACTGGCGCTGGAACTTGAACCCCACCCGGACAATCTGGCGGCCGCACTGTTCGGCGGGTTCACTACTGCCTGGATGAGCGACGGCATTGCTCAGTTTGTTCGTCGAGACGCACACCCGAGCATCCAGCCGATCATCGCTGTCCCTGACTTCAAAGTTCCGACGTCCGAAGCGAGAAGTGCTTTGCCTGCAATGGTTTCTCGCGTCGATGCCTCATTCAATATTGCCCGCGCCGCCTTGTTTGTTCAGGCGATCACCACCGATCCACGTCTGTTGCTGGAAGCCACTGCGGATCGACTTCATCAGGAGTCCCGGCGTTCGATGTATGAGCCCTCCATGGACTTGATCGACCGGCTGCGCGCTGATGGCCTGGCCGCGGTCATCTCGGGCGCCGGACCGACGGTGCTGGTACTTGCAAGCGCAGACCAGCTCGATGCAGTGCGGCTTGCCGCAGGCGACAATTGGCGAGTGGATCGGCAGCCGGTCGCAGCACTCGGCGCGCATGTGGACCCAGCGAAGCAAGCCTGA
- the lysA gene encoding diaminopimelate decarboxylase, producing MSNVWPASASRDSTGALSIGGVDVRDTAAQFGTPVFILDEQEVRSRAREYRQAASQVGARQVYYAAKAFLSTTVARWVVEEGLGIDVASGGELAVALRAGVPGRDLLLHGNNKSMAEIEAAIEAGVGRIVLDSFEEIVRVADAASRFGVVQPVLVRLTIGVQAHTHEFIATAHEDQKFGFSVASGAAQEALRRIVMLPSLEFRGLHSHIGSQIFDAHGFQEAAVRIVAFMGQMSTEFGISCAELDLGGGMGIAYLESDDPLSIDELASQVALAVASDCQAIGLAVPALAFEPGRAIIGPPGVTLYEIGTVKAVQTDDGVRTYISVDGGMSDNIRTALYDAEYTVALASRTSDAELMLVRVVGKHCESGDILIREAWLPSDLVPGDLLAVAATGAYCRSMASNYNYLPRPAVIGVKAGVSTVILRRETLEDLLALDPGADSGFQRQ from the coding sequence GTGTCCAATGTGTGGCCGGCTTCGGCTTCTCGAGACTCCACTGGTGCACTCAGCATTGGCGGTGTCGATGTTCGCGATACCGCAGCACAATTCGGCACGCCGGTGTTCATCCTTGATGAGCAAGAAGTCCGATCGCGAGCACGCGAGTACCGCCAGGCGGCGAGCCAGGTTGGGGCTCGTCAGGTCTACTACGCCGCCAAGGCCTTTCTCTCGACAACAGTTGCTCGGTGGGTCGTGGAAGAAGGCCTTGGCATCGACGTAGCGTCCGGCGGCGAACTCGCGGTGGCTCTTCGAGCGGGGGTGCCAGGCAGAGATCTCCTGCTCCACGGCAACAACAAGTCGATGGCCGAGATTGAAGCAGCTATTGAAGCTGGCGTCGGGCGCATTGTCCTTGACTCATTTGAAGAGATCGTCCGTGTCGCCGACGCGGCAAGCCGGTTCGGTGTCGTGCAACCCGTGCTGGTGCGCCTGACGATCGGCGTGCAGGCGCACACTCACGAATTCATCGCCACCGCCCATGAGGATCAGAAATTTGGCTTCTCCGTTGCCTCAGGCGCGGCGCAGGAGGCCCTGCGCCGGATCGTGATGTTGCCCAGTCTTGAATTCCGTGGACTGCACTCGCACATCGGATCCCAGATCTTTGATGCTCATGGCTTCCAAGAGGCGGCCGTGCGCATTGTGGCGTTCATGGGTCAGATGTCGACTGAGTTCGGCATCAGCTGTGCAGAACTGGACCTTGGGGGTGGCATGGGCATCGCCTACCTCGAGTCCGATGATCCGCTGAGCATTGATGAACTCGCTTCACAAGTTGCACTTGCGGTTGCCAGCGATTGCCAGGCCATCGGGCTGGCAGTGCCAGCATTGGCCTTTGAACCGGGGCGCGCAATTATCGGCCCGCCTGGAGTCACGCTTTACGAGATTGGCACAGTGAAGGCAGTGCAGACCGATGATGGCGTGCGTACCTATATTTCGGTCGACGGTGGCATGAGTGACAACATCCGCACCGCGCTCTATGACGCGGAGTACACCGTCGCCCTTGCCTCCCGCACTTCCGACGCCGAACTCATGCTGGTCAGAGTCGTTGGCAAGCATTGTGAATCTGGTGACATCCTGATCCGCGAGGCCTGGCTACCCAGTGATCTGGTTCCTGGCGACCTGCTCGCAGTCGCGGCAACGGGGGCGTATTGCCGATCGATGGCGTCCAACTACAACTACCTGCCTCGCCCAGCAGTGATCGGCGTCAAGGCAGGGGTGTCGACAGTGATCTTGCGCCGAGAGACTCTTGAAGACCTACTGGCGCTGGATCCCGGGGCTGATTCGGGATTCCAACGCCAGTAG
- the argS gene encoding arginine--tRNA ligase encodes MTPDALAAALLLVLREVQAEDSIAIQLPDSVHVERPRSREHGDYATNVALTLAKAAGVAPRILAQAIVDRIVLVDGVSSADIAGPGFINIRLDSAAQGELARSIVQQGSNFGRGAALAGQTINVEFISANPTGPLHLGHTRWAAVGSALAQVLAAAGADVTSEFYINDRGVQMDKFGLSVLAAAQGQAVPDGGYHGAYIVDLAAEVLATQPALIQLAEEARAAGFREAAYRIQLAQQRHVLELFRTHFDVWSSERDLHDTHAVELAFERLREQGHVFELDGATWLRTTDFGDDKDRVLVKADGELTYFASDTAYYVNKRERGFSTCIYLLGADHHGYVNRLKAVAQCYGDPAAAAEVLIGQLVKITKGGEEVKLSKRAGTIVTLEDLVEEVGVDAARYSLIRHPVDSPLTLDLEAIARHTNDNPVYYVQYAHARIASVLRNAADLGIDWAAADFDPGVLAHERENELLGSLGEFPRIVATAAELREPHRVARYLEELATTYHRFYDACRVLPRGDEDTTPEHVARLWLCAATRQTLANGLTLLGVSSPERM; translated from the coding sequence TTGCCGCTGCCCTACTGCTGGTGCTGCGAGAGGTTCAGGCCGAGGACTCCATTGCTATCCAACTGCCAGATTCCGTGCACGTTGAGCGTCCGAGATCCCGAGAGCATGGCGACTATGCGACCAATGTCGCGCTGACTCTGGCCAAGGCCGCCGGCGTTGCGCCCAGAATCCTGGCGCAGGCGATCGTGGACCGAATCGTTCTGGTCGATGGAGTCAGCAGCGCCGATATCGCTGGCCCGGGATTCATCAATATCCGGCTGGACAGCGCTGCACAGGGTGAGCTGGCCCGCAGCATCGTGCAGCAGGGATCCAATTTTGGGCGTGGTGCTGCACTCGCAGGGCAGACCATCAATGTGGAGTTCATCTCGGCCAATCCCACCGGACCCTTGCACCTTGGGCATACGCGATGGGCCGCAGTCGGCAGCGCATTGGCTCAAGTGCTCGCCGCCGCCGGCGCGGACGTCACGTCTGAGTTCTACATCAATGATCGTGGTGTCCAGATGGACAAATTCGGACTCTCGGTGCTTGCTGCAGCTCAGGGCCAGGCAGTTCCGGACGGTGGCTATCACGGCGCCTACATCGTGGATCTGGCCGCTGAGGTTCTGGCGACGCAGCCAGCACTCATCCAACTAGCAGAGGAAGCACGCGCGGCAGGATTTCGCGAGGCCGCCTACCGAATTCAGCTTGCGCAGCAGCGACATGTCCTTGAGCTGTTCCGCACGCATTTTGATGTCTGGTCCTCCGAGCGCGATCTGCATGACACCCATGCCGTCGAGTTGGCCTTTGAGCGGCTTCGCGAGCAAGGCCACGTATTCGAGCTCGACGGCGCAACGTGGCTGCGCACGACAGACTTCGGAGACGACAAGGACCGGGTACTGGTGAAGGCCGATGGTGAGTTGACCTACTTCGCCTCTGACACGGCGTACTACGTGAACAAGCGTGAGCGCGGATTCAGCACTTGCATCTATCTGCTTGGGGCCGACCACCATGGGTACGTCAATCGCTTGAAGGCAGTGGCGCAGTGCTACGGAGATCCGGCGGCGGCGGCCGAGGTGCTGATTGGCCAGCTCGTGAAGATCACCAAGGGTGGCGAAGAGGTCAAGCTCTCCAAGCGTGCCGGCACCATAGTGACCCTGGAGGATCTCGTCGAGGAAGTCGGCGTGGATGCCGCCCGCTACTCGCTCATTCGTCATCCCGTTGATTCACCATTGACCTTGGATCTTGAGGCCATCGCCCGCCACACCAATGACAATCCCGTGTACTACGTCCAGTACGCGCATGCGCGTATCGCGTCGGTGCTGCGCAATGCTGCAGATCTTGGTATCGACTGGGCTGCGGCCGACTTCGATCCAGGTGTGCTCGCGCACGAGCGTGAGAATGAGTTGCTGGGCTCTCTTGGCGAGTTTCCTCGGATCGTGGCTACTGCTGCCGAATTGCGTGAACCGCACCGCGTTGCGCGGTATCTCGAAGAACTCGCGACGACTTACCACCGCTTCTACGACGCTTGTCGAGTGCTGCCGCGGGGCGACGAAGACACCACGCCAGAACATGTCGCCCGGCTTTGGCTGTGTGCGGCCACCCGGCAGACCCTGGCCAATGGCCTGACTTTGCTTGGAGTGAGCTCACCGGAGCGCATGTAA
- a CDS encoding homoserine dehydrogenase: protein MSPAEPARPVTVALLGGGTVGAQVARLLTDRDTDLHIRMGTSLKLTKVAVRDLSKKREIPAAFLSDDAMAVATSGADIVVELMGGIEPAKSLILAAIKSGSSIVTANKALLASDGASLYAAAEAEGVDIFFEASVAGAIPIVRLLQESLSGDHVTKIMGIVNGTTNYILTRMDEDDASFEDALAEAQALGYAEADPTADVEGHDAASKAAILAELAFHTHVTREDVHCEGITHISTTDIRAAKSLGCVIKLLAVAERVDDDRGVIVRVHPTMVPREHPLASVREAFNAVFIEAEAAGELMFYGRGAGGAPTASAVLGDVVVAARNRLTGSTGWGESADVQLPVLPISEALTCYYVNLVVADQPGALASIAKAFADSGVSIQVVRQDGHGDGAGLIVRTHRSSDGALQDTVDRLRKLSMVTAVVGVMRVEGEAGA, encoded by the coding sequence ATGTCACCGGCTGAACCCGCGCGCCCCGTCACGGTGGCATTGCTCGGCGGCGGCACCGTCGGAGCCCAAGTTGCCCGTCTGCTCACCGACCGGGATACCGATCTGCATATCCGCATGGGCACCTCCTTGAAATTGACCAAGGTCGCCGTCCGCGATTTGTCCAAGAAGCGCGAAATTCCGGCTGCTTTCCTGTCCGATGACGCAATGGCGGTGGCCACGTCTGGTGCCGACATCGTCGTTGAGTTGATGGGCGGCATCGAGCCAGCCAAGTCACTCATCTTGGCTGCGATCAAGTCCGGCTCGAGCATCGTGACGGCAAACAAAGCGCTGCTGGCTTCCGATGGTGCCTCGCTCTACGCGGCTGCTGAAGCCGAAGGCGTTGACATCTTCTTTGAAGCATCAGTTGCCGGAGCGATCCCGATCGTGCGCCTGCTGCAAGAGTCGCTTTCGGGCGATCACGTCACCAAGATCATGGGAATCGTCAACGGCACGACGAATTACATCCTGACTCGCATGGATGAGGACGATGCATCATTCGAAGACGCACTCGCTGAGGCACAAGCCCTTGGATACGCAGAAGCAGATCCGACAGCCGATGTTGAAGGCCACGACGCCGCATCGAAGGCTGCAATCCTCGCTGAGCTTGCCTTCCACACCCATGTCACGCGAGAAGACGTGCATTGCGAGGGCATCACGCACATCTCCACCACTGACATCCGTGCGGCCAAGAGCTTGGGATGTGTCATCAAGTTGTTGGCTGTTGCTGAGCGAGTCGATGATGATCGCGGTGTCATCGTGCGTGTGCATCCGACAATGGTCCCTCGTGAACATCCGCTCGCCAGTGTGCGCGAAGCGTTCAATGCAGTGTTCATCGAGGCTGAGGCTGCAGGTGAGCTGATGTTCTACGGCCGAGGAGCCGGGGGAGCCCCAACCGCATCGGCAGTTCTTGGCGACGTTGTGGTTGCGGCGCGCAATCGACTCACTGGCTCAACTGGCTGGGGCGAGAGCGCTGATGTGCAATTGCCCGTGCTTCCGATCAGTGAGGCGTTGACGTGCTACTACGTCAACCTGGTCGTGGCTGACCAACCCGGGGCGCTTGCGAGCATTGCCAAGGCCTTTGCCGACAGCGGTGTCAGCATTCAGGTGGTGCGCCAGGACGGTCATGGTGACGGAGCTGGTTTGATCGTGCGCACGCATCGCTCAAGTGATGGCGCCTTGCAGGACACTGTTGATCGGCTGCGCAAACTCTCCATGGTCACGGCCGTGGTCGGCGTGATGCGCGTCGAGGGCGAGGCGGGGGCATAG
- the rho gene encoding transcription termination factor Rho, with the protein MTETTATTRKPRGDSLSSMLLPELKAMANQMGISGASGMRKGDLVAAIADRQGANRRSSEQASQPTQSSKNGDSDRPTEETPRESREPRDDREPREPREPREPREQRDREPRNDRPREDRAPRQDRPREDRAPREDRPREDNDRGGDRDADGSRNRRRGRERFRDRPRNNNGGGNNGNNSNSNNADRRNGYSEADIEVGEDDVLVPVAGILDVLENYAFLRTGGYLPGPNDLYVSLSMVRKHGLRKGDALTGATKQPREGDRREKFNPLVRIDTVNGGDLDSLKNRPEFSKLTPLYPQERLRLETDASNLTARVIDLVAPIGKGQRGLIVSPPKAGKTMVLQSIANSITENNPEVHLMVVLVDERPEEVTDMQRSIKGEVIASTFDRPAEDHTIIAELAIERAKRLVELGHDVVVLLDSMTRLGRAYNLSAPASGRILSGGVDSTALYPPKKFFGAARNVENGGSLTILATALVETGSRMDEVIFEEFKGTGNMELKLDRRLADKRVFPAVDVDASGTRKEELLMAPDELKVVWKLRRVLHALDQQQSIELLLSKLRENKTNYEFMMQIQKTTPGSGGLAGEDD; encoded by the coding sequence GTGACTGAAACAACGGCAACCACGCGCAAGCCGCGTGGAGACAGCCTCTCTTCAATGCTCTTGCCAGAACTCAAGGCAATGGCCAACCAAATGGGCATCTCCGGAGCCAGTGGCATGCGAAAGGGCGACCTCGTCGCTGCGATCGCCGATCGCCAAGGCGCCAACCGCCGCTCTAGTGAGCAGGCAAGCCAGCCCACCCAAAGCTCCAAGAACGGCGACTCTGATCGCCCCACCGAGGAGACTCCGCGCGAATCGCGTGAGCCCCGTGACGACCGCGAGCCCCGCGAGCCACGTGAGCCACGTGAGCCACGTGAACAGCGTGATCGAGAGCCTCGCAATGACCGTCCGCGTGAAGATCGCGCGCCCCGTCAGGACCGTCCGCGTGAAGATCGCGCCCCCCGCGAGGATCGTCCCCGTGAGGACAATGACCGTGGCGGTGACCGGGATGCTGATGGCTCACGCAACCGCCGACGCGGCCGCGAGCGCTTCCGTGATCGCCCACGCAACAACAACGGTGGCGGTAACAACGGCAACAACAGCAATAGCAACAATGCTGATCGCCGCAACGGCTACAGCGAAGCTGACATTGAGGTCGGCGAAGACGATGTGCTCGTACCAGTAGCCGGCATTCTGGACGTCCTTGAGAACTATGCCTTCCTTCGCACTGGCGGCTATCTCCCCGGCCCGAACGATCTCTACGTCTCTCTTTCGATGGTGCGCAAGCACGGCCTGCGCAAGGGTGATGCCCTCACCGGCGCAACCAAGCAGCCCCGCGAAGGTGATCGTCGCGAGAAGTTCAACCCGCTCGTGCGTATCGACACCGTCAATGGCGGCGATCTGGATTCTCTTAAGAACCGTCCAGAATTCTCCAAACTGACCCCCCTGTACCCCCAGGAGCGGCTGCGACTTGAGACCGACGCCTCAAACCTCACGGCACGCGTCATCGATCTCGTCGCGCCGATCGGCAAAGGCCAGCGCGGACTCATCGTGTCGCCCCCCAAGGCCGGCAAGACGATGGTGCTGCAATCGATCGCGAACTCCATCACTGAGAACAATCCTGAGGTACACCTGATGGTTGTGCTGGTTGATGAGCGTCCTGAAGAAGTCACCGACATGCAGCGCTCGATCAAGGGTGAGGTGATCGCCTCCACCTTCGACCGACCAGCCGAGGACCACACGATCATCGCTGAGCTCGCAATCGAAAGAGCCAAGCGTTTGGTCGAACTCGGTCACGACGTCGTCGTGCTGCTGGACTCCATGACCCGTCTTGGACGCGCGTACAACCTGTCAGCGCCAGCCTCGGGCCGAATCCTTTCTGGTGGTGTGGATTCCACAGCGCTCTACCCGCCCAAGAAGTTCTTCGGCGCAGCACGCAACGTCGAGAATGGCGGCTCGCTCACCATCTTGGCAACGGCGCTCGTTGAGACCGGCTCGCGAATGGACGAGGTCATCTTCGAAGAGTTCAAGGGCACCGGCAACATGGAGCTCAAGCTGGATCGCCGCCTGGCTGACAAGCGCGTTTTCCCTGCAGTCGATGTTGACGCTTCGGGTACCCGCAAGGAAGAGCTGCTCATGGCGCCAGATGAGCTCAAGGTTGTCTGGAAGCTTCGCCGCGTTCTTCATGCCCTTGATCAGCAGCAGTCAATTGAGCTCCTGCTCTCCAAGCTGCGTGAGAACAAGACGAACTACGAGTTCATGATGCAGATTCAAAAGACCACACCTGGCTCGGGCGGATTGGCCGGCGAGGACGACTAG
- a CDS encoding aquaporin, whose translation MNLMTRKLIAEAVGTFLLVFLAVGAAVFGISAKVGIGVGGPGNGVVGVALAFGLVLLGIAYAFGPVSGAHVNPAVTLGMLLGRRMAAGEAMAYWVAQFAGAIAAGAVLKLFVSSFGVTDYTGGLGTNSYDNGNIDMGGAFLLEVILTAAFVLVILLVTERVAAPGFAGIAIGLTLTLVHLVGIPLDGTSVNPARSFGPALFAGGEALSQVWLFIVAPLVGSVVAVIIWLITRTTSPEPELLVAGSERE comes from the coding sequence ATGAATCTCATGACCAGAAAACTCATTGCCGAAGCAGTGGGCACCTTCCTCTTGGTCTTCCTTGCTGTGGGTGCTGCGGTCTTTGGCATCTCGGCAAAAGTCGGCATCGGCGTTGGCGGTCCCGGCAACGGCGTTGTCGGTGTCGCGCTGGCATTCGGCCTTGTGCTGCTCGGCATTGCCTACGCCTTCGGGCCAGTCTCGGGAGCGCATGTCAACCCTGCGGTCACCTTGGGCATGCTCTTGGGTCGACGGATGGCCGCCGGTGAGGCAATGGCCTACTGGGTCGCTCAGTTCGCCGGAGCCATCGCTGCTGGCGCAGTCCTGAAACTGTTCGTCTCATCCTTTGGAGTCACCGACTACACGGGTGGCCTTGGCACCAACAGCTACGACAACGGCAACATCGACATGGGTGGAGCATTTCTACTTGAGGTCATCTTGACCGCGGCCTTCGTACTCGTGATCTTGCTGGTCACGGAACGGGTTGCGGCTCCTGGCTTTGCCGGCATCGCAATCGGGCTCACGCTCACACTTGTGCACTTGGTGGGGATCCCACTCGATGGCACTTCCGTCAACCCGGCTCGCTCCTTCGGACCGGCACTCTTCGCGGGAGGCGAGGCTCTGAGTCAGGTGTGGCTGTTCATCGTCGCGCCACTTGTGGGCTCAGTTGTCGCGGTGATCATCTGGCTGATCACGCGTACGACAAGTCCAGAACCTGAGTTGCTCGTTGCGGGCTCCGAGCGCGAGTAA
- the thrC gene encoding threonine synthase: MAHQWRGLIEEYRDRLPVTANTPVITLREGGTPLVQAGVLSELLGCDVWLKYEGANPTGSFKDRGMTVAISKAAEEGAKAVICASTGNTSASATAYAVKAGMACAVLVPEGKIAMGKLAQAIVHGATLLQVEGNFDDCLTLARSLSDNYPVALVNSVNPARIEGQKTAAFEIVDLLERAPDIHCLPVGNAGNITAYWKGYCEYAKDGIASATPRMWGFQAAGAAPLVLGMPILHPETIATAIRIGNPASWQHAIAARDESGGVIDSVTDEEILSAYHLLASKEGLFCEPASAASVAGLIKMHAAGLLDAGQLIVCTLTGNGLKDPHWAMQGAKDPVVVPANAQAAAQALGLVD; the protein is encoded by the coding sequence GTGGCACATCAATGGCGAGGACTCATCGAGGAATATCGCGACCGATTGCCGGTCACGGCGAACACCCCAGTCATCACTTTGCGCGAGGGCGGCACCCCACTAGTGCAGGCGGGCGTATTGAGCGAGCTTCTGGGCTGCGATGTCTGGTTGAAGTACGAGGGAGCCAATCCCACTGGATCGTTCAAGGACCGCGGCATGACCGTGGCGATCTCCAAGGCTGCAGAAGAGGGCGCCAAAGCGGTCATCTGCGCTTCCACGGGCAACACGAGTGCCAGTGCGACCGCGTATGCGGTGAAAGCCGGCATGGCCTGTGCTGTGCTGGTGCCCGAAGGCAAGATTGCCATGGGCAAGCTCGCACAGGCGATCGTGCACGGTGCGACCCTGCTGCAAGTCGAGGGCAACTTCGATGACTGCCTGACTCTGGCGCGTTCGCTTTCGGACAACTACCCGGTGGCGCTCGTCAACAGCGTCAACCCGGCGCGCATTGAGGGTCAGAAGACCGCTGCATTTGAAATTGTCGATCTGCTTGAGCGTGCTCCTGACATCCACTGCCTGCCGGTGGGCAACGCGGGCAACATCACGGCATATTGGAAGGGCTACTGCGAGTACGCGAAGGACGGCATCGCCTCGGCCACCCCTCGCATGTGGGGATTCCAGGCCGCCGGGGCCGCTCCACTTGTTCTGGGCATGCCCATCTTGCATCCTGAAACGATTGCCACGGCTATTCGCATCGGCAACCCGGCTTCGTGGCAGCATGCCATCGCTGCACGTGATGAGTCTGGGGGAGTCATCGACTCGGTCACTGACGAAGAAATCCTGTCGGCCTACCACCTGCTCGCAAGCAAGGAAGGCTTGTTCTGTGAGCCAGCCAGTGCGGCCAGTGTCGCCGGTCTGATCAAGATGCACGCCGCGGGCTTGCTCGATGCAGGGCAATTGATCGTCTGCACCCTCACTGGCAATGGGCTGAAGGATCCGCATTGGGCTATGCAAGGCGCAAAGGATCCCGTCGTGGTGCCAGCAAATGCCCAGGCTGCTGCGCAGGCGCTGGGCTTGGTTGACTGA